Proteins encoded by one window of Bacteroidia bacterium:
- the feoB gene encoding ferrous iron transport protein B, whose amino-acid sequence MGEVILKVALVGNPNSGKSTLFNVLTGLNQKVANFPGVTVEKHVGYFSLRNAFEGVDYKVELTDLPGIYSLYPKTLDEQIPYKVLTDPQDPSFPDRIIVIADASNLKRSLFLCSQIIDLKIPVVLVLNMMDLAVHKGLLPDIKKLEQALGIKVIPAIVRQKTGIEEIKKAVLHTIPIPENDIMPATTLAPELIQEIKQAFPVKSDYTAYLLAGNYDKVDLSFVGQDGKQKLDTLLQQHQFSQKAMQATETLERYKTISVLLKSCVSEPASVQKSLTRTVDNLVTHRIWGYGIFLAILFVIFQFIFNVAQFPMDFIDGTFADFSQKISEILPKGVLNDLIVNGILAGLGGIIIFVPQIALLFLFITILEDTGYMARVSFIMDKLLRPFGLNGRSVIPLMSGVACAVPAILATRTIQSWKERIVTIMVTPLMSCSARLPVYTLLISLVIPRYYVFGFINSQGLVMMLMYLIGFVAAIFSAWLFKMFVKAKQRDFFIMELPVYRLPRWKNIFFVIFDKVKIFLFDAGKIIIAISIILWFLSSRGPGKEYAETEKLYEAKAELPETTQDELNQLQAQKLEHSYAGWTGKIIEPVIKPLGFDWKIGIALVTSFAAREVFVGTMSTIYSVGSEGENLPIREKMSAEKRADGTPLYTLAVGISLMLFYAFAMQCMSTLAVVKRETGTWKWPIIQFVYMSALAWVSSFAAFQFLS is encoded by the coding sequence GTGGGTGAAGTTATTCTAAAAGTGGCATTGGTTGGTAACCCTAATAGTGGTAAAAGCACATTGTTTAATGTATTGACGGGTCTCAATCAAAAGGTAGCCAACTTTCCGGGTGTGACAGTAGAAAAACATGTGGGCTACTTTAGCTTACGCAATGCGTTTGAAGGTGTTGATTATAAAGTTGAACTAACAGATTTGCCCGGTATTTATAGCTTATACCCTAAAACACTTGATGAACAAATTCCATATAAAGTACTAACCGACCCACAAGACCCATCTTTTCCCGACAGGATTATTGTTATTGCTGATGCATCTAACCTAAAACGCAGTTTGTTCTTATGCTCTCAGATAATTGACCTGAAGATTCCTGTTGTTTTGGTGCTTAACATGATGGACTTAGCTGTTCACAAAGGGTTGCTGCCCGATATTAAAAAACTGGAACAGGCATTAGGCATCAAAGTAATTCCGGCAATTGTACGTCAGAAAACCGGTATAGAAGAAATCAAGAAAGCGGTTCTCCACACTATTCCAATTCCCGAAAACGATATTATGCCGGCAACAACACTGGCACCTGAATTGATTCAGGAAATCAAACAAGCATTTCCGGTAAAAAGTGATTACACTGCGTATCTTCTTGCAGGTAATTACGATAAAGTTGATTTGAGTTTTGTAGGGCAAGACGGAAAGCAAAAACTGGATACACTTTTACAGCAGCATCAGTTTAGCCAAAAAGCAATGCAGGCAACGGAAACACTTGAGCGTTACAAAACTATTTCTGTTCTTCTTAAAAGTTGTGTCAGCGAACCGGCCTCAGTGCAAAAATCACTGACACGAACCGTTGACAATTTGGTTACACACAGAATATGGGGATATGGAATTTTCTTAGCTATACTTTTTGTAATCTTTCAGTTTATATTCAACGTGGCACAGTTTCCGATGGATTTTATTGACGGAACTTTTGCCGATTTTTCTCAAAAAATAAGCGAAATACTTCCAAAAGGTGTGTTGAATGATCTTATTGTAAACGGTATTCTTGCCGGCCTTGGTGGCATCATCATATTTGTACCACAAATTGCCTTATTGTTTTTATTCATTACCATTCTTGAAGACACCGGATATATGGCAAGAGTCAGTTTTATTATGGATAAGTTGCTGAGACCATTTGGATTAAATGGCAGGTCAGTAATTCCATTGATGAGTGGTGTAGCATGTGCCGTTCCTGCCATTCTTGCCACACGAACCATTCAAAGCTGGAAAGAACGTATAGTAACAATTATGGTAACACCATTGATGAGTTGTTCTGCACGACTTCCTGTTTATACGTTACTCATCTCGTTGGTTATTCCTCGTTATTATGTTTTTGGGTTTATTAATTCTCAGGGATTGGTAATGATGCTCATGTATCTGATCGGATTTGTTGCAGCCATATTTTCTGCATGGTTGTTTAAAATGTTTGTTAAGGCTAAGCAGCGTGATTTTTTTATCATGGAATTACCGGTTTACCGTTTGCCACGATGGAAAAATATTTTCTTCGTGATTTTCGATAAAGTAAAAATATTTTTATTCGATGCCGGAAAAATCATCATTGCTATTTCGATTATACTTTGGTTTTTATCATCACGAGGACCTGGAAAAGAATATGCCGAAACTGAAAAACTATACGAAGCTAAAGCAGAACTTCCCGAAACAACACAGGACGAACTGAATCAATTGCAGGCGCAAAAACTGGAACATTCCTATGCAGGATGGACAGGAAAAATTATTGAACCTGTAATTAAGCCGTTGGGCTTCGACTGGAAAATAGGGATAGCTTTGGTGACATCATTTGCAGCACGCGAAGTGTTTGTCGGAACCATGTCAACCATTTATAGTGTAGGAAGCGAAGGTGAAAATCTGCCGATTAGAGAAAAAATGAGTGCAGAAAAAAGAGCAGATGGAACGCCACTTTATACCTTGGCAGTTGGAATTTCTCTGATGTTATTTTATGCTTTTGCCATGCAATGTATGAGTACACTTGCAGTAGTAAAACGTGAAACAGGAACCTGGAAATGGCCAATCATTCAGTTTGTGTATATGAGTGCTTTAGCATGGGTATCAAGTTTTGCCGCATTTCAATTTCTGAGTTAA
- a CDS encoding FeoA family protein, protein MEKKLSELKPGEAGVIQNFSDEEIKLKLMEMGCIPGETVLMERTAPLGDPIAIKVAGYQLSLRKNEAETVWVSTL, encoded by the coding sequence TTGGAAAAAAAGTTAAGCGAATTAAAGCCGGGTGAGGCGGGAGTTATTCAGAATTTCAGTGATGAAGAGATAAAACTTAAGCTGATGGAAATGGGTTGTATTCCCGGTGAAACTGTACTGATGGAACGAACGGCTCCTTTGGGCGATCCGATTGCAATTAAAGTTGCAGGCTATCAGCTTAGTTTAAGAAAAAATGAGGCAGAAACTGTATGGGTGAGTACATTATAA
- the mreC gene encoding rod shape-determining protein MreC — MRNLFLFLSRNYIFIFFILLEAVCFFLIAQNNSYQNAATLNSTNKVVSSVYSTISSVTDYLNLAENNRRLAEENAYLRTQLPSSYFDTTVVRNHKVDTLHNLEYSYIEAKIINNSTNRRNNYMTLNKGSDAGIAPEMGVITGHGIIGIVKNVSAHYSTVTSFLHTQSKVSVRFKNNNYNGSMVWDSDNSPTEATVIDIPRHVPFKVGDTLVTTTFSPYYPEGIMVGTVKSFDIDAGSNSFRIILKLSTSFNDVSYVYVVNNLLKNERKQLEEKQKDAVRDN, encoded by the coding sequence ATGCGTAATTTATTCCTGTTTTTAAGCCGGAATTACATTTTCATATTTTTTATACTGCTTGAGGCAGTTTGCTTCTTCCTTATTGCACAAAACAACTCTTATCAGAATGCAGCAACACTTAACTCAACCAATAAAGTTGTGTCATCTGTTTATTCCACTATAAGTTCTGTAACCGATTATTTGAATCTGGCTGAAAACAACAGAAGGCTTGCCGAAGAAAATGCCTACTTGCGCACTCAGCTTCCTTCATCTTATTTCGATACCACAGTTGTAAGAAATCATAAAGTGGACACCCTTCACAATCTTGAATATTCCTACATTGAGGCTAAAATCATTAACAACAGCACAAACAGGCGCAACAATTATATGACTCTTAACAAGGGTTCCGATGCCGGTATTGCACCCGAAATGGGTGTCATTACAGGTCATGGGATTATTGGCATCGTTAAGAATGTATCTGCACATTACAGCACGGTTACCTCATTTCTTCACACACAAAGCAAGGTAAGTGTGCGCTTTAAAAACAACAACTACAATGGTTCAATGGTTTGGGATAGCGATAATTCTCCAACAGAGGCTACAGTGATTGACATTCCGCGACATGTGCCCTTTAAAGTTGGCGACACCCTGGTAACTACAACATTTTCGCCCTACTACCCTGAAGGTATTATGGTAGGTACAGTAAAATCATTTGATATTGATGCAGGAAGTAACTCCTTTAGAATTATACTAAAACTAAGTACAAGTTTTAATGATGTATCGTATGTGTATGTGGTGAACAACTTGCTGAAAAATGAACGTAAACAATTAGAAGAGAAACAAAAAGATGCTGTCCGAGATAATTAA
- the mreD gene encoding rod shape-determining protein MreD, translating to MLSEIIKSVLRFILLILLQVVLLNKIRFAGYINPFVYPLFLLLLPVRIPKTLLLILAFITGICVDIFSDTLGMHAAASVFLGFMRPYIIKLLAPRDGYDSDAVISLKQMGILWMVYYLFISIFLHHLFLFYTEVFRFNDFGATFLRVCLSTVTSVVIIFIILLLFDKTKVQRK from the coding sequence ATGCTGTCCGAGATAATTAAATCTGTCTTACGTTTTATTCTGTTGATATTGTTGCAGGTTGTACTGCTTAACAAAATCCGCTTTGCCGGATATATCAATCCTTTTGTGTACCCGCTTTTTTTATTACTGCTTCCCGTTCGTATTCCAAAAACACTGCTGCTTATTCTTGCTTTTATTACGGGTATATGTGTTGATATTTTCTCTGATACTTTGGGTATGCATGCAGCAGCATCGGTGTTTCTTGGTTTTATGCGTCCCTACATCATTAAACTTCTTGCCCCTCGTGATGGCTATGACTCAGATGCAGTAATATCATTAAAACAAATGGGCATTCTGTGGATGGTGTATTATTTATTTATCAGTATTTTTCTGCATCATCTGTTTTTGTTTTATACAGAAGTGTTCCGTTTTAACGATTTCGGAGCAACATTCCTCAGAGTATGTTTATCTACCGTTACATCTGTGGTAATAATTTTTATCATTTTGTTGTTATTCGACAAAACAAAAGTGCAACGCAAATAA
- the mrdA gene encoding penicillin-binding protein 2, translated as MKTSHSTQRLILVINIALVAIVYIGRLFYLQVIEDKYKLSADENVLRRIIDYPSRGLVYDRNGKLLVFNQTVYDLMITPREVKEMDTVEFCSIIKISIEDFRKKFQKAKNYSPYRSSIFEKQISAETYGTLQEKLFKYKGFSVQPRTIRKYPYNTAAHLLGYLGEVDENVTAKNNYYQMGDYIGISGIEQSYEKELRGRRGTRYMMVDNFNREKGRFKEGKYDTLAISGENLKLSLDAELQEYAELLFQNKRGSAVAIDPSTGEILAMVNSPTYNPNLMVGRERSRNYGRLLKDEDKPLFNRAMMAYYPPGSTFKIINSLIGLQEKVITPETYFSCAGGYRVGNIFVHCHPHSSPLDLRTAVAVSCNTYYCQTFRGVIDNRKYNRTEDAFDIWRNYVLSFGIGKKIDVDMPHELRGNVPTVDYYNRFFGKGRWKSSTIISLAIGQGELGITPLQMANAACIVANKGYYYVPHIVKEIGYKHYLPDHFKKKNYTLVDSKYFDAIQDGMEWVFERGTARGSRVDSLVMCGKTGTAQNPHGKNHSVFFCFAPRENPKIAVAVLVENAGQGAHFAAPIASLMVQKYLLKAIKRPDLEKRMLDAVIVPVAKDSTVLDD; from the coding sequence TTGAAAACCTCGCATAGCACACAACGCCTCATTTTAGTAATTAACATTGCATTGGTGGCTATTGTTTATATCGGGCGTTTGTTCTATTTACAGGTTATTGAAGATAAATATAAGTTGTCGGCCGATGAAAACGTACTACGCAGAATAATTGACTACCCTTCGAGAGGTTTGGTTTATGACAGAAACGGAAAACTACTGGTGTTTAATCAGACTGTCTATGACTTAATGATTACACCCCGTGAAGTCAAAGAAATGGACACTGTTGAATTTTGTTCTATCATAAAAATCAGTATTGAAGATTTCAGGAAGAAATTTCAAAAAGCAAAAAATTATTCTCCTTATCGTTCGTCAATTTTTGAAAAACAAATTTCAGCAGAAACATACGGAACACTTCAGGAAAAGCTTTTTAAATACAAAGGCTTCAGTGTTCAACCACGTACCATCAGAAAATATCCTTACAACACAGCAGCACACTTATTGGGGTATCTTGGTGAGGTAGATGAAAATGTGACTGCTAAAAACAACTATTATCAAATGGGCGACTATATTGGTATCAGTGGAATTGAGCAGAGCTATGAAAAAGAATTACGAGGCAGACGCGGTACCCGATATATGATGGTTGATAATTTTAATCGTGAAAAAGGACGTTTTAAAGAAGGGAAATATGATACCCTTGCAATATCCGGTGAAAATTTAAAACTATCGCTGGATGCAGAATTACAAGAGTACGCAGAGTTATTATTTCAGAATAAACGAGGCAGTGCCGTTGCTATTGACCCTTCAACCGGTGAAATTCTTGCAATGGTTAACAGCCCTACATACAATCCTAATCTGATGGTTGGCAGAGAACGCTCGCGCAACTATGGCCGTTTATTAAAAGATGAGGATAAGCCCCTTTTTAATCGTGCCATGATGGCCTACTATCCTCCCGGTTCAACATTTAAAATTATCAACTCACTCATTGGTTTGCAAGAGAAGGTAATCACCCCGGAAACTTATTTCAGTTGTGCAGGTGGCTATAGGGTTGGAAATATTTTTGTTCACTGTCACCCGCACAGCTCTCCTCTTGATTTACGCACTGCAGTTGCCGTTTCGTGTAACACTTATTATTGCCAGACTTTTCGTGGGGTGATTGACAATAGAAAATACAACAGAACAGAAGATGCTTTTGATATCTGGCGCAATTACGTTCTTAGCTTTGGCATAGGTAAAAAAATTGATGTAGATATGCCGCATGAGTTGCGAGGTAACGTACCCACGGTTGATTACTATAATCGCTTCTTTGGAAAAGGGCGATGGAAATCATCAACCATTATTTCATTAGCAATAGGACAAGGTGAATTAGGTATAACACCATTACAAATGGCTAATGCTGCCTGCATTGTTGCCAATAAAGGATATTATTATGTGCCTCATATTGTAAAAGAAATCGGTTATAAACATTACCTGCCTGATCATTTCAAAAAGAAAAATTACACGTTGGTTGATTCAAAATATTTTGATGCCATACAAGATGGAATGGAATGGGTTTTTGAACGTGGCACAGCCCGTGGCTCGCGTGTTGACAGTTTGGTGATGTGTGGTAAAACAGGAACGGCACAAAATCCACATGGAAAAAACCATTCTGTTTTTTTCTGTTTTGCTCCGCGTGAAAATCCAAAAATTGCTGTTGCCGTTTTAGTTGAAAATGCTGGACAAGGTGCACATTTTGCAGCACCTATTGCAAGTTTAATGGTTCAGAAGTATTTACTGAAAGCCATAAAACGTCCTGATCTGGAAAAACGAATGTTAGATGCAGTGATAGTACCTGTGGCAAAAGACTCAACCGTTTTAGATGACTAA